The Bacteroidetes bacterium GWF2_43_63 sequence TGAACAGCTCTTCCATTCACTTTTTTTGAGTAGTCGATGGCCTGAATGCAACGGCCGCTTGGAATATAATATTTGGCAGTAGTAACTTTAAAACTGGTATTGTAGCTGAGCGGAATAACGTTTTGAACCAGCCCTTTGCCATAAGATTTTTGTCCAATGATAACACCTCGGTCAACATCCTGGATGAACCCGGCAACAATTTCACTGGCCGAAGCGCTGTAACCATCAATCAGAACCGCCAGACGAATGTTTTTATCGGTGGCGCTGTTGAGTGTTTTGTATGATTTGTTGCTGTCGCTGAGTTTTCCTTTGGTCTGAACAACGAGATTTCCGCGATCAACAAAAATATTGGCAATATTCACGGCTTCGTTCAGCAATCCGCCGCCGTTTCCGCGCAGGTCAATAATAATTCCTTCCATTCCGGAGTTACCGGCTTTAAGATTTTCGAACGCCTGTTTTACCTGATTGCCCGCGTTCATGGTGAATCCGCTGAGTTTGATATAACCGACTTTTGGATCAACCATACCTGAATAGGGAATGTCGCTGATGGTAATTTCTTTGCGCTGAATTGAAAGGCTGATCGGTTCCTCTTCAAAAGGTCTTTTAATAAGAAGTTCTGCATTGCTTCCCGGCTGGCCCTTCAAAAGGTCACTGACTTCGCTCACCGTTTTACCCGAAACCGATTTGCCATTGATTTCAAGAATCTGATCTCCGGCTCTGAGTCCGTTCAGCTGGGCCGGAAATCCTTCGTAGGGTTCGGTGATAATAATCCGGTCATCCTGTTGTTGAATCAGGGAGCCGATTCCGCCATATTGACCGGTGGTCATGAATCTCACATCTTCAATATCCGATTCCGGAAAGAATACTGTGTACGGATCGAGCGATTTCAGCATTTCGTCGATGGCAATTTTCATCAGTTCACCGGGCTGCAGTTCATCGACATAATTTTGATTCAGTTCCCTGTACAGCGTTGTAAAAATGTCCAGATTTTTAGAAATCTCGAAATCGCTGTTGGTGGAAGATGTTGAAAAAAGGCCAACTGTGATGAGAATTACAATGAGAATCTTATTCAGAGATTTTTTCATGCCTGCAGGATTTGTGATGTTTTTCAGGAACAGGGTCATATCCGCTGCCGCCCCATGGATTGCAACTGGAAATTCTTTTTATCGTGAGCCAACCGCCGCGGAAAAACCCGTGTTTTTTGAGCGCTTCGATTCCATATGCCGAACACGAAGGTGTGTAGCGACACGAGGAAGGAAGCCATG is a genomic window containing:
- a CDS encoding peptidase S41, translating into MKKSLNKILIVILITVGLFSTSSTNSDFEISKNLDIFTTLYRELNQNYVDELQPGELMKIAIDEMLKSLDPYTVFFPESDIEDVRFMTTGQYGGIGSLIQQQDDRIIITEPYEGFPAQLNGLRAGDQILEINGKSVSGKTVSEVSDLLKGQPGSNAELLIKRPFEEEPISLSIQRKEITISDIPYSGMVDPKVGYIKLSGFTMNAGNQVKQAFENLKAGNSGMEGIIIDLRGNGGGLLNEAVNIANIFVDRGNLVVQTKGKLSDSNKSYKTLNSATDKNIRLAVLIDGYSASASEIVAGFIQDVDRGVIIGQKSYGKGLVQNVIPLSYNTSFKVTTAKYYIPSGRCIQAIDYSKKVNGRAVHFNDSTKQKFTTKNGRVVYDAGGILPDIDLKPDSLSDITISLLVKNHIFNFVTQYVRDHATIPSPDKFEFTKTEYQQFLTYIEGREFDYKTTSERKLEELIEAMKEDKYYDNSSTEITSLKSKVGHNKQRDLELFSSEIMNVVANEIVSRYYYQKGRIIYDLRTDKEVKKAVEVLNNQTEYNRILSGK